AATTGTATACATAATAATATACAATTAATGTCAGATCCCTAGagaaacagttttgttttcccgagagtcctgatgttttcCGAGAccaagtcgagggaaacatcaggactcgagagaaaacaaaactaactggtctCCCGAGGGAACTGatattaagtgttttgttatatttctagactttcacttaaacagcaacaaaaaaataacggaagcgaaccaaaacagtcgactagctacttataacaacacaaatttaattcttaaaaccactgaatgaatgatttacaaagtactttccttatattatctgcatctttttcctccactagctgctgtttctcttctcgGATGACTTTAAAAAATCGTTACTTTTTAGttgaggcttcgtgtttgtgtttaaattgttgtgttcatttacaaaaaagaaaacaggcagAATTtctcccgccttctgtcacaccacttttcaccatgttttgatcacgtgctgtaatgtaaccccagcggggtacattgcttaatgtatcacgatcgggatacatttgattttaagTGAAGAGGCTTGCGAAACATTAACCAAAAAGTGCCTGGAGGAGTTTATCAAGGAGAAAAAATCAGATCAGAGGGCTCAGGCATTTTTTGTAGAAGATTATGTTCACGATCTTTTCGTCacatttcaaaaagctgaatGTTGTGTATTGAAGGGAAAATGTTTTCGATCGATGTCTCAGTCGGAGAAGCCACACGAAATGAAAATTATCTTGGAATTTAGCGATTCAGGATCGAGCATTGTCTTTAGAAGATGCTCTTGCAAAGCCGGACAAGGACATTGTCATCATCTCTCGGCTTTAGCCTACGCAGTGGTAAGTTCTTTGAAAGAGAGTGATGTTGCTTCTGCTTGTACTTCAAAGCCCCAGCAATGGCATGTTCCAAGAGGTGCTAAAATAGACCCGCAACCCTGGATGCAGCTAAATTTTTCGAAACCATCGGTGGGAAAGGAGACAAGAAGAGATGCATCGCTCTGCCTTTACGATCCAACTTCTCCAAAGAGAAAGGAGCCGGAGTGTaggaaagaaatgtttaaagaGTTTccagagaaatttaaaaaggcatGCCCTGCTGCACCAGTTATCCATGTAAAAAACGACAGCTCAACCTCTGTTAAAACAAATTTCGGTGAACATCAAAAGGGTAGTCCTCTTAGTTATCACTTACCTTCAATTGATAGTATTGGAGCTGATCAAACAAACATCTAAATAATACAAAACTCTACAAGAGTGGACTGGTGGTTAACCCAGCATTCTGTTGGTTGGGGGCTTCCCCAGATGGTGTTGTCTATGACCCTTCTATGGAAGAAAATCCCTTTGGGCTGTTTGAAGCAAAATGTCCATTTTGTGGTGCGGGTGAGAAAATTGTTGAcgttattaaagaaaataagcaattttacttaaaacaaacagaccatggCATTAAATTAAAAGACAATCACAACTACTATTATCAAGTCCAAGGTCTCATGGTCGTGACTGGGATGAAATGGTGCGACTTTTGTGTTTGGACTGGTGTAGATTTCTTTCAACAAAGAATTCTGTTTGATGAAACTTTGTGGAATGATGTGCTATCCAAATTAACCAAtttctattttgaaaatttttacgAGTTTCTTACAAGAAGAGGGTGCTGACTTGTTATCAATTCAAGAAAAGCCACGTGTAGTAGAATAACCTTGTGACAACATACTAAGTCATCGTATTGACAGGGTTCTAAAGTAATTTTGTGAGATGTCTGGAAAACCAGTTTTGCCCTTGCGGGCTGTTTGGTCTTTTTCTCAGTGACTCTGTATTGACATGtatgtttaaattttacatTGTAAATGGTTTGAACTTATGGTATTTTACATTGAGCAGCAACTAGCTGTTTCTTGGCAGTAGTACACTTCAGgaaaatttagttttatttcagCTGGTTAAAGTAGATCATTAATGCAATAAAATGGCATCTTCTGAAACCTCTTTTTTGGGtgaattttgtttacatatttTGCTTCACTAATATGCTCATTGATCAGAGGCCAGATTTACAAACCTTCCTAATCTAAGATACCTCCTAAATATTGTCTGATAACAAAGTGCTATTATCATTTGACAAAACTTAGGATATCCATTAGCTTAGGAGGCTTTGTGAATTTGGCTTAAGGATATTAAAATCAAATCACTGTACAATAAAGGAGCTTAACATTGTTGGTGATCTCAGAGATTTGATCCTGATATTCCAAATAGTATCGTGGGAGAAATtcttcttttaaaagtcgaAATTTATAAGCAATGTAAGGCTCATTAATGTTTTTACCACCACAAAATTTTGCAGTTTCTGATGTTTGATATTTCCTTGAATGATGATGTCAGCAAAGTTTCTCTTAGGAGTCTTGTGCAATGATTGGTGTCTGAAAATTGACCAAAAGTGCACAGACTGTCCAGATTTGATTAAGCAAACCAGTCTGATTAATAGGAAATACATTTTGCAGGATTTTGAATGTCTTGATTCTGCTTATTGCCCTCTCAACATGTATTCTCACATTTGCGATTTCCTGAGTCTCTTTTACTTGATCTTCTGTAAACTGACCCTGGTTATTAAGGAAAGGAGGTATATGCAAAGTACACCCAAGAGGCTCAAGGAGGTCATTTGTAACAAAACCTCTATCAGCCATTACATTGTCTCCTCTTTCAAGCAATGAGAGAATTCCAGACTGTTTAGTGATTTCCTTGTCTGATATGCCTCCAGTATACAACTGAGATACAAACGTAACACTACCTGAAGGTGCGATACCCAACAGTGCTTTAGCTGTAGTGGTACTTTTATACTGTGAGAAAACTTGAGATTGCCTCAACAAAGAGGAAGGCGTCTGGATCTTGAATTCAGTGGCATCAAGGATCACCCTTGTTGAAGGAAATTTCCTAAAGCTATCGGGCATTGTTTCTTGAATGACGTGTTTCGACAACCAGAAATTGATAGATCCCAAcacaaaataaagcaaattgATCCATGATGTAAATACCCTTGAAACTGTGGAACTAGAAATGTTGAATAAGTTAGCAACGTGGTGCAAAGGAAGACCCAAACGTAGTTTCACAAGGGTCAGAAAAAGTTCATCCATCTTTGATAAAGCTCTCTCAGTATTACCTGTACTCTTACTAGACATTTGTGTATTCTCAACACTATTAGACAAGGTCCCATGAACATTTGGGCTCCAGTAACTCATGTCTTCAGCATGACATAAAACATAAGTCATAAATTCTCtgtagctggctgaattttggAAGCCAGTATAAAAGTGGATATCGTCATCACTACCATCAAATcgtttaaatgaaaacaacatACTCTCAGAACTTCTTTTTATCGTTAAAAAATTAGACATCAAAACCTGTATTTCATTATCCTTTTCTTGAAGCGTTGTCTCAAGCCGCGAGATATCACGGTCCTTCTCCTGACAGTTCTCGCATGGTTCTTTCGCTCCCACATTTCCAAGCCCAAATGAACTTGTCCTTGACTACTGCTGTTTGACTGGTGTTGCCCAGGAAAATACTGACGGAACTGCATCGTCCTTGAGAACTGTTTTGCCACCAAGTGTTGTTCGATAATCGCTCGCAGTAAAATGAAGAGAACGCACTCGAGTGTACTCCGATACAGTAAATGATTCTCCTTCATCACGACGTATTTTTACCAGCCATGCCTTCTTCATCAACTCACATTTTGGAAAACGATGAAATGACAGTTCTTTTTCCCTCGTTGACTTAGTATGGAAGAGCGGAACACAAAAACTGTTTACAATGCTGCACGCACTTTAATCCAAGATGGCGCACATATACCTCCAGTGACCAGTCCCCGCGCGGCATGCAAAAGGtctattgacagctgtcaaaacaaggtatccgctgaccagtatcacttgagcgaatcgcgggctcaggtgtcggcccatcgaggtcaagtattttttcaaGTTATCCGCTaacaaggtactggttttcaaatgatcgcaggctcaagtttaatttttttttaaaaaaattcatatgaaatatgttgtgtttatgtgccgcacaattaaaattttgatttcaaactgacctcggacgcgagaATTCAGtcagctgctacaggcagggaagacagttgcttttgacttttctcaccatgttcacgcgttggtcacgttctacgtccaatttttatgctctgattggtcaaaatttgacaggtgagttcatgcggaaaatttaggcagcatcttgaatcttgtttactttgacagctgaagctgacagagttttgtgtcaacttgtgatgtttttaactgtctttttccactggatgtacgaaatgaaattcagctgctatcggaagtcttctgttattcatggctagtttgtttattgggtttttggttgaaaaatacgtcacttgtcaaagttggaaatccgatttcggatggcatcgttttcgttttcaccttgcttaatgcgtaagagggttgcaaagtctgaagcgatactggccttacttgatacctttcaggagctgcatctcgagtggtaagcctgagtaattattgtatttgatgtttgtttttcatttctaatttaatgaagtcgagcgtagtttatgcggctattttgtttacgcacgtttgtaagatttgagacaatgatctgaccgagtatcaggtttatataagcttacaattctttaaaaagccttgaGACATTTTCGCACCGGAAATAGAAAGAACACGTTCCAAAGAATTTTTAGtgataattctggctgtaaaacaagctttgagcgattttcttgcctcgacttcgtgtttgaaaaaagcaaacaaagggaagccggcttaaaacaaaaacttcagctttaattaagctcgaagactcagatttttagagacaccttaatacttgtcttcctgactGAAAATTctcgtctctgtatatgtttcaccgaattttatttcttttattgattattagtagtctatcttgtaattttaattgctgtgccgattgttttcagtcgttcagtgagcAACGCTTCCcagagtactcaaaatgccgcgcgttaaaccattttaaaataaaaaaataaacataataaattctttattatattgGAGCTTAACtgtgttaatgttcattcaaacactcgccacagctagcactgcaaaagtcagaaccgactggccgtataggtgattttggaattttttttaacggtttagctaaagcccacgcgtgctttgatcgtcctgaatattgaatgatagcAATTTGCATTGCAAAACTGtcaaatactgcattctgttgtccgaggtctgtatgataaaaacagtgccttgtagtactgtttcacctcagatgtgatgtataaatgatatataaggttggtttacacgaaCCCAGATTCGTTGGCAATAtattgtaaagtaaacttgtcgaacgcaaaaaattcggcaggaacttttttccaggcctaattaacctacggtgatcaagagccattatggctcttaaaaaatgtgatcgaagacgattgccagtttttgggtgtacatatgaggccatcaactcgatgtaagatttgtttcacCCTGGGGTTGtttccaaattatttttgtctaaaatcacttagcctttccctgaaaagtcacatgaatgtgctctaaatgtggaatacaagtttattgtttgatttaaattataaatttattaattggagcctcgcttttagccctggctaaatctatatattattacaAACACGTTGAATGTACTgataagaaaggaaagaagacaaCAAAGATAGATCCCTCAGCCGCACCAGTTCTCTACGCAAAACTTGTTTTCTCAGAAAAATCCACGAAAATTCTTTCTCTGTTTAAGACAAAGGGAAAGaaggatttaaatccttttaaatatattGATCAGTATTGTCATGTGAAAATGGCACTGATAATAGAAGGAATATTTATCAGTAAAACTGTTGTATCTATCCAAATAAAAGTGCATGAGTGCTATGTCAAAGCACTGAAACCACGTGAATCTTTACTAACAATTAATCTTTACTAACAACGGTGACAGCGAGAGTGAAACTGTAAAAGATGAGCCAGACGAGAATGATAATATTGAAGATCTAATTATTTCTGATCAAGAAGTGGAAGAATGAGTGAGCGAACAGGTAAAACTATTAGGATTTATATTTTAATAcaaatgtattaaaaatcaaccaaatccttAAAACTCAGTTAAATTTATCAAGATaaccactccattttactaatgctatttttttcttattatctcgtCTGTTAACTTTTTCTATTCTAAACGTTTGCTGTTTTGCTTTCTATAATTCTTGTTCGTAGAAAGAGCCCTTAATTGATTCTCCCATCAAATCAACAATGCTATACGTAACTGGCtttgttggaagaactttaTCAATCACAAATATCTCCTCagtccagtttggtgtgtaaccCTTATCAAATACTTGCCTCTTATACTTTGAAATTCTAACGTGGTCTCCAATCGCAAACTTTGGTTTATCAGGTTTTGTGTAAATCAAATCGCCATATAAATTAGACCAAACTTTactctcatttttctttttattcgcttcaacaggagtcatttttACACTGGAATGTCTCGAGTTGTTGTAATCATTAACTAGTTTATCTATCTTATCAAAGTAAACAGTGTTGTTAttcacagtaaacatcttccacattcttatcttcattgttttattccatctctcaacaacactagatttctcttcattttcagtgtgatacagCGTGATTCCTTCTCTTTTCagaaaatctttgaaatgtttactgataaactcagaacctttatcaGTCCATAGCATTTGCGGTTTACGTTTACTCCTGAATACGTCATCAAAGGCTttactaacagtttcagttttcttgtcttttagaCCCCTAATCCATCCATACTTACTAAATACGTCTATTACCATCAGAAgatatttaattcttttattccatttactaaacttttgcatttctacCAAATCGGCAGC
The genomic region above belongs to Porites lutea chromosome 5 unlocalized genomic scaffold, jaPorLute2.1 SUPER_5_unloc_1, whole genome shotgun sequence and contains:
- the LOC140925370 gene encoding uncharacterized protein; the protein is MLFSFKRFDGSDDDIHFYTGFQNSASYREFMTYVLCHAEDMSYWSPNVHGTLSNSVENTQMSSKSTGNTERALSKMDELFLTLVKLRLGLPLHHVANLFNISSSTVSRVFTSWINLLYFVLGSINFWLSKHVIQETMPDSFRKFPSTRVILDATEFKIQTPSSLLRQSQVFSQYKSTTTAKALLGIAPSGSVTFVSQLYTGGISDKEITKQSGILSLLERGDNVMADRGFVTNDLLEPLGCTLHIPPFLNNQGQFTEDQVKETQEIANVRIHVERAISRIKTFKILQNVFPINQTGLLNQIWTVCALLVNFQTPIIAQDS